One segment of Rhodothermales bacterium DNA contains the following:
- a CDS encoding CBS domain-containing protein: protein MSVDTLISNSTPPLKPGDTVEYGLGLLMELRVRHLPVVDMNGTLVGVVSEEDMLNAPGPDALVMTLIGGSGAPMHVDLDDHVFEITKVIMDHDLTTVPVVDASMHYIGLIRRHDLFERFARMLATQESGAILALEVNSRDVALSQILYLIEQNDIRVLSLATESMPDDKIGITLKLNMRDAARVRHMLEHNGYHVVAAFGEEEDAEDLLDRVQEFMRYLEV, encoded by the coding sequence ATGTCCGTGGACACACTCATCAGCAACTCGACTCCGCCCCTCAAGCCGGGTGATACCGTTGAATACGGACTCGGCCTGTTGATGGAGCTGCGCGTTCGCCATCTGCCGGTGGTGGACATGAACGGCACGCTCGTTGGGGTGGTGTCCGAAGAGGACATGCTGAATGCCCCTGGTCCCGATGCGCTCGTCATGACCCTCATAGGAGGCTCCGGTGCGCCCATGCACGTGGATCTGGACGATCATGTGTTCGAGATCACGAAGGTGATCATGGACCATGACCTGACCACGGTCCCGGTCGTGGACGCGTCCATGCACTACATCGGGCTCATCCGCCGCCATGACCTGTTCGAACGGTTTGCGCGGATGCTGGCCACGCAGGAGTCCGGCGCCATCCTGGCGCTCGAAGTGAATTCCCGCGACGTGGCGTTGTCCCAGATCCTGTATCTGATTGAGCAGAATGATATCCGTGTGCTGTCCCTGGCCACGGAATCCATGCCCGACGACAAAATCGGCATCACGCTGAAGCTGAACATGCGCGACGCCGCGCGGGTCCGGCACATGCTCGAGCACAACGGCTACCACGTGGTGGCGGCCTTCGGCGAGGAAGAAGACGCCGAGGACCTGCTGGACCGGGTCCAGGAATTCATGCGGTACCTGGAAGTCTGA
- a CDS encoding BatA and WFA domain-containing protein encodes MIFLNPLFLLGLLAAGIPLVIHLFNFRRPQRVNFSSLAFLHELQKSTMQRVRIKQWLLLALRMLTIAALVLAFARPTLEGRLAGALGGGRTTTVLVVDNSTSMTLRDGSGAWLDQVRSVAAELVAGMERGDEVFVVPVMGERTSTPLALSTPSAVRGALDDLAPIPGQRRLTEALREAMGLVRERPTVNRQIYVASDLQASTLSDSVAVADSSADIRTFLLPVGSDGESNLAVTDVDVVSQIIAADRPMNLTATLLNAGSQTVEGLVASLFLEGERVAQATVTIPAGGQTSAEFVVTPRRTGWLKGRVEVDDPNYVFDNVRPFTVNVPEERRILLAGTGDDRFLALALSESIGGESVRFRTEQVAEDQLAATALGSFDAVVLSRVRDLSTGERAALSDYVRAGGGLLIFPWDGMAQADYNALLAELGGGSIEVPAAGAEAGAAGATAGGAGTAFNRVDAGHPLFEGMFAPEEGAGASGMGDDGPTLEQPTVFRSIRYTPRGVNEQTIIGMTNGAPFLQEIRSGQGLTLLFAVESGITWSDFPVRGLFVPLLYRSLYWLSSSESVMGEDAVVGTPLQIRVAGGRQVVVRSEEGDELIPSQRTLPGATLVDVSGPFFDPGVYDVASGTDVIRRFVIQSDPAESLLSLMDPDEAAAHLTELTGQDVGVLDIRLADSTPLEAQVAAARTGYELWNVFLGLALICMLLESILASRWRPESAS; translated from the coding sequence ATGATCTTCCTGAATCCACTTTTTCTGTTGGGACTGTTGGCGGCGGGTATCCCGCTTGTCATCCACCTGTTCAATTTCAGGCGGCCCCAGCGCGTCAATTTTTCCAGTCTGGCTTTCCTGCACGAACTGCAGAAAAGCACCATGCAGCGCGTGCGAATAAAGCAGTGGCTGCTCCTGGCGCTGCGCATGCTGACCATCGCGGCGCTGGTGCTGGCGTTTGCCCGGCCCACGCTGGAAGGTCGCCTGGCCGGGGCGCTCGGCGGTGGGCGCACCACCACGGTCCTCGTGGTGGACAACTCCACGTCCATGACACTGCGGGACGGCAGTGGTGCCTGGCTGGACCAGGTCCGGAGCGTGGCAGCCGAACTGGTAGCCGGCATGGAGCGCGGTGACGAAGTGTTCGTGGTACCCGTCATGGGGGAAAGGACATCCACACCGCTCGCCCTGTCCACGCCGTCGGCCGTTCGCGGTGCGCTGGATGACCTGGCGCCCATTCCGGGCCAGCGGCGCCTGACCGAAGCCCTGCGCGAGGCCATGGGCCTGGTCCGCGAACGGCCGACGGTGAACCGTCAGATCTACGTCGCCTCCGATCTGCAGGCCAGCACGCTCTCGGACTCCGTGGCCGTGGCGGATTCCTCGGCGGATATCCGGACTTTCCTGCTTCCGGTCGGTTCGGACGGGGAGTCCAACCTGGCTGTGACGGACGTCGACGTGGTGAGCCAGATCATTGCGGCCGACCGCCCCATGAACCTGACCGCCACGCTGCTGAATGCGGGCAGCCAGACGGTGGAAGGCCTGGTGGCGAGTCTGTTCCTGGAAGGGGAGCGCGTGGCCCAGGCCACGGTCACCATTCCGGCCGGAGGGCAGACCTCGGCTGAATTCGTGGTTACGCCCCGCAGGACCGGCTGGCTGAAAGGTCGTGTGGAAGTGGACGACCCCAATTACGTATTCGATAACGTCCGCCCGTTCACGGTGAACGTACCGGAGGAGCGACGCATCCTGTTGGCGGGTACGGGCGATGACCGGTTCCTCGCCCTGGCGCTGTCGGAATCCATTGGCGGTGAATCGGTGCGTTTCAGGACCGAGCAGGTGGCCGAGGATCAATTGGCAGCGACGGCGCTCGGCTCGTTCGACGCGGTCGTGCTGTCCCGAGTGCGGGACCTGTCGACCGGGGAACGGGCTGCCCTGTCGGACTATGTCCGCGCCGGGGGCGGTCTGCTGATCTTCCCGTGGGACGGCATGGCGCAGGCCGACTACAATGCGCTGTTGGCCGAACTGGGTGGGGGATCGATTGAGGTCCCGGCGGCGGGCGCCGAAGCCGGAGCCGCCGGAGCGACTGCGGGCGGTGCCGGAACGGCCTTCAACCGCGTGGATGCCGGGCACCCGCTGTTCGAGGGCATGTTCGCTCCCGAAGAAGGCGCGGGCGCATCCGGCATGGGTGACGATGGACCGACACTGGAACAGCCGACGGTTTTCCGGTCCATCCGGTACACGCCGCGCGGGGTCAATGAGCAGACCATCATCGGCATGACCAACGGGGCACCGTTCCTGCAGGAAATCCGCAGCGGCCAGGGCCTGACGCTGCTGTTCGCCGTGGAGTCCGGCATCACGTGGAGCGACTTCCCGGTGCGCGGCCTCTTCGTTCCACTCCTGTACCGCTCGCTCTACTGGCTGTCCTCATCAGAGTCCGTCATGGGCGAGGATGCCGTGGTGGGCACGCCCCTGCAAATTCGCGTCGCCGGAGGCCGGCAGGTCGTGGTCCGGAGTGAGGAGGGCGACGAACTCATTCCTTCCCAACGCACCCTGCCCGGGGCGACGCTCGTGGACGTGTCGGGTCCCTTCTTCGACCCGGGTGTGTACGACGTGGCCAGTGGTACGGACGTCATCCGCCGTTTTGTCATCCAGTCCGATCCGGCCGAGTCCCTGCTGTCGTTGATGGACCCGGACGAAGCTGCCGCCCACCTCACGGAATTGACCGGTCAGGACGTCGGCGTCCTGGACATCCGGCTGGCCGACAGCACCCCGCTCGAAGCACAGGTGGCGGCGGCCCGGACGGGCTATGAACTGTGGAACGTCTTTTTGGGCCTCGCGTTGATTTGCATGCTCCTGGAATCCATTCTTGCGAGCCGCTGGCGCCCGGAAAGCGCGTCCTGA
- the hflX gene encoding GTPase HflX — MYSTESKNRESAILVGVIKPGESRWEVDDSLDELALLADTAGADVTDRLTQSVTNINTSTYIGKGKVAELNELVGQRKSDLVIFDDDLTPIQLRNLERTLGCKLVDRSALILDIFARNARTATAKTQVELAQLEYLSTRLTRQWTHLSRQKGGIGTKGPGETQIETDRRLIGLRIATLKERLEKIDQQRTTQRKGRTDYTRVSLVGYTNAGKSTLMNALASDAGVLAENRLFATLDSTTRTVHLAGNKTILLSDTVGFIRKLPHRLIESFKSTLDEVRESDVLMHVVDTTHPRFQEQQQVVEETLAELKADDKPTLLVFNKIDALEDVDALHALRQEYPDAAFVSALRGIGLAELEERLIAVMEEDFKERTVILPVTDQAAIAHIRRLADVQEESWLYASTEYDDETVAVVRLRFRVAPRYVEDLDKLVFRYRDLRPVQETGAA, encoded by the coding sequence TTGTATTCAACCGAGTCCAAAAATCGTGAATCGGCCATCCTGGTCGGTGTCATCAAGCCCGGTGAGTCCCGCTGGGAAGTGGATGATTCGCTGGATGAGCTGGCCCTGCTGGCCGATACGGCAGGCGCGGACGTAACGGACCGGCTCACGCAGTCGGTCACGAACATCAACACGTCCACCTACATCGGCAAGGGCAAGGTGGCCGAGCTCAACGAGCTCGTGGGGCAACGCAAATCCGACCTCGTCATTTTCGACGACGATCTGACGCCCATCCAGCTCCGCAACCTGGAGCGCACGCTGGGCTGCAAGCTGGTGGACCGCTCCGCCCTCATCCTGGACATCTTTGCCCGGAATGCCCGCACGGCGACGGCCAAGACGCAGGTCGAACTCGCCCAACTCGAATACCTGTCCACGCGCCTGACCCGGCAATGGACGCACCTTTCCCGCCAGAAGGGGGGCATCGGAACCAAGGGCCCGGGGGAAACCCAGATCGAAACGGACCGCCGCCTCATTGGCCTGCGCATTGCCACGCTCAAGGAGCGCCTGGAAAAAATCGACCAGCAACGGACCACGCAGCGCAAGGGCCGGACCGATTACACCCGGGTGTCACTGGTTGGCTATACGAACGCCGGAAAGTCCACGCTCATGAACGCGCTCGCATCGGATGCCGGTGTACTGGCAGAAAACCGGCTGTTCGCCACACTCGACTCGACCACCCGCACCGTGCATCTTGCGGGAAACAAGACCATCCTGTTGTCGGACACCGTCGGGTTCATCCGGAAGCTGCCGCATCGTCTGATTGAATCCTTCAAGAGCACCCTCGACGAAGTGCGCGAATCGGACGTGCTCATGCATGTGGTCGATACGACGCACCCCCGCTTCCAGGAGCAGCAGCAGGTGGTGGAGGAGACGCTTGCCGAATTGAAAGCCGATGACAAGCCCACGCTCCTGGTCTTCAACAAGATCGATGCGCTGGAGGATGTCGATGCGCTGCATGCACTCCGGCAGGAGTATCCGGATGCCGCGTTCGTGTCCGCGCTCCGGGGCATCGGGCTGGCGGAACTCGAGGAACGGCTGATTGCCGTGATGGAAGAGGACTTCAAGGAGCGGACGGTCATCCTGCCGGTGACCGATCAGGCGGCCATCGCGCATATCCGCCGCCTGGCTGACGTCCAGGAGGAATCGTGGCTGTATGCCAGCACGGAGTACGACGATGAGACCGTGGCCGTGGTCCGGCTTCGCTTCCGGGTGGCTCCCCGGTATGTGGAAGACCTGGACAAACTCGTATTCCGCTACCGCGACCTGCGTCCAGTACAGGAAACAGGTGCCGCCTGA
- the gyrB gene encoding DNA topoisomerase (ATP-hydrolyzing) subunit B — protein sequence MSQPNVPENVPQPPKQYGASNIQVLEGLEAVRKRPAMYIGDVGTRGLHHLVYEVVDNSIDEALAGHCDDITVTINPDGSVTVVDNGRGIPVEEHPGEKRSALEVVMTVLHAGGKFDKDTYKVSGGLHGVGVSCVNALSVDLEATVRREGFVWRQRYKVGHPTGPVEQIRPMEEGERTGTQVTFMPDGSIFQTTEFRYDTIADRMREMAYLNRTVTIHVEDLRDPAEPVRDDYHFEGGIVEFVDYLDESRTPIHEEIIYFSDEDAEVPVELAMRYNSGYSENVLSFVNNINTHEGGTHVSGFRRALTRTLKTYADRNNLLKNVKVELSGDDFREGITTVLSVKVAEPQFEGQTKTKLGNSDVQGAVESLVSNRLAMWLDDHPKEAKSIVDKVVLSAQARQAARRARELVQRKGAFGSGGLPGKLADCSSRKPEECEVYLVEGDSAGGSAKQARDRHFQAILPLRGKILNVEKARLDKVLANEEIKNIVTALGTGLNTDNGDDFDPDKLRYHKIIVMTDADVDGAHIRTLLLTFLFRQMRVLVERGFVYIAQPPLYKAKRGNKEGYAWTDEQLKELIVEYGGDSKQKVGVQRYKGLGEMNPIQLWETTMDPEKRMLQRVTIDDAAAADRIFSTLMGDAVEPRRKFIERNAKYATIDI from the coding sequence ATGAGCCAGCCCAACGTCCCCGAAAACGTCCCGCAGCCCCCGAAGCAATACGGCGCATCGAACATCCAGGTCCTGGAAGGCCTGGAAGCCGTGCGGAAACGCCCGGCCATGTACATCGGCGACGTCGGCACGCGCGGATTGCATCACCTGGTTTACGAGGTGGTGGACAACTCCATTGACGAAGCCCTGGCCGGCCACTGTGACGACATCACGGTGACCATCAATCCGGATGGTTCGGTCACGGTGGTGGACAACGGCCGGGGCATCCCGGTCGAAGAGCATCCCGGGGAAAAGCGCTCCGCACTCGAAGTCGTCATGACAGTGCTGCATGCCGGCGGGAAGTTCGACAAGGACACGTACAAAGTGTCCGGTGGTCTTCACGGTGTGGGTGTATCGTGCGTGAATGCCCTCTCGGTGGATCTGGAGGCCACGGTGCGACGTGAAGGTTTCGTCTGGCGGCAACGCTACAAGGTCGGCCATCCCACGGGCCCGGTCGAGCAGATCCGTCCCATGGAGGAGGGAGAGCGGACCGGCACCCAGGTGACGTTCATGCCCGACGGCAGCATCTTCCAGACCACCGAATTCCGGTACGACACCATTGCCGACCGCATGCGGGAGATGGCGTACCTGAACAGGACGGTCACCATCCATGTGGAGGACTTGCGCGACCCCGCCGAACCCGTACGGGACGATTACCACTTCGAGGGGGGCATTGTCGAGTTCGTGGATTACCTGGACGAATCCCGGACGCCCATCCACGAAGAGATCATCTACTTCTCCGACGAGGATGCCGAGGTCCCGGTCGAGTTGGCCATGCGGTACAACAGCGGCTACTCGGAGAACGTCCTCTCGTTCGTGAACAACATCAACACCCACGAAGGGGGAACGCACGTGTCGGGTTTCCGGCGTGCCCTGACGCGGACGTTGAAGACCTACGCCGACCGGAACAACCTGCTCAAGAACGTGAAGGTCGAACTGTCGGGCGACGACTTCCGCGAGGGCATCACGACCGTCCTGTCCGTTAAGGTCGCCGAGCCCCAGTTCGAGGGACAGACCAAAACGAAGCTCGGAAACAGCGATGTGCAGGGCGCAGTGGAGTCGTTGGTCAGCAATCGGCTGGCCATGTGGCTGGACGATCACCCCAAGGAGGCCAAGAGCATTGTGGACAAAGTGGTCCTGTCGGCACAGGCCCGTCAGGCGGCCCGTCGTGCCCGGGAACTGGTCCAGCGCAAGGGTGCATTCGGCAGCGGCGGTCTCCCCGGCAAGCTGGCCGACTGCTCATCGCGCAAGCCCGAAGAATGCGAAGTCTACCTGGTCGAGGGTGACTCGGCCGGTGGATCGGCGAAACAGGCCCGGGACCGCCACTTCCAGGCCATCCTGCCCCTGCGCGGCAAGATCCTGAACGTGGAGAAGGCACGGCTGGACAAGGTGCTTGCGAACGAGGAAATCAAGAACATCGTGACAGCCCTGGGTACGGGTCTGAACACGGACAACGGCGACGACTTCGATCCCGACAAGCTCCGTTACCACAAGATCATCGTCATGACCGATGCCGACGTGGACGGTGCCCATATCCGGACGTTGCTGCTGACCTTTCTTTTCCGGCAGATGCGCGTCCTTGTGGAGCGCGGATTCGTCTACATTGCCCAGCCCCCGCTCTACAAGGCCAAGCGCGGCAACAAGGAAGGTTACGCGTGGACCGACGAGCAGCTGAAGGAACTGATTGTGGAATACGGTGGGGACTCAAAGCAGAAGGTGGGCGTCCAGCGCTACAAGGGTCTCGGTGAAATGAACCCCATCCAGCTCTGGGAAACGACCATGGATCCGGAGAAGCGGATGCTGCAGCGGGTCACGATTGACGATGCAGCCGCGGCCGACCGGATCTTCTCCACGCTCATGGGCGATGCGGTGGAGCCGCGACGCAAGTTCATTGAGCGCAACGCCAAGTACGCCACCATCGACATCTGA